A stretch of Mesoplodon densirostris isolate mMesDen1 chromosome 7, mMesDen1 primary haplotype, whole genome shotgun sequence DNA encodes these proteins:
- the LOC132494356 gene encoding glutamyl-tRNA(Gln) amidotransferase subunit C, mitochondrial-like: protein MWTRAMWLGLRALAGGRRGFTSKADPRGSRRVTAELIKHLEWLALVDFGSQEAVARLEKANTFNDWLRAVDTDRVEPKESVLEDRCLYLRSDSVVEGNCAEELLQNSHRGVEEYFVAPPGNISWPKLDEKEPYSHR, encoded by the coding sequence ATGTGGACGCGGGCCATGTGGCTGGGCCTTCGGGCGTTGGCAGGTGGGCGCCGCGGCTTCACCTCCAAGGCCGATCCTCGGGGAAGCCGCCGGGTCACGGCCGAGCTGATCAAGCACCTGGAGTGGCTAGCGCTTGTGGACTTCGGCAGCCAAGAGGCCGTGGCACGGCTGGAGAAAGCCAACACCTTCAACGACTGGCTCCGCGCCGTGGACACGGACCGGGTGGAGCCCAAGGAGTCAGTTCTGGAGGACAGATGTCTGTACCTGAGATCCGACAGTGTGGTAGAAGGCAACTGTGCTGAAGAACTACTACAAAACTCTCATCGAGGTGTGGAGGAGTATTTTGTGGCTCCCCCAGGTAATATCTCTTGGCCAAAGCTGGATGAAAAAGAGCCCTACTCACACCGCTGA
- the GAL gene encoding galanin peptides, producing the protein MPRGCALLLASLLLAAALSATLGLGSPVKAKRGWTLNSAGYLLGPHAIDNHRSFHDKHGFTGKRELEPEDEARPGSLDRRLLENNVVRTIIEFLTFLQLKDAGALERRPGLPAAVSSEGVEQP; encoded by the exons ATGCCCAGAGGCTGCGCCCTCCTGCTCGCCTCGCTGCTCCTCGCCGCGGCCCTTTCAGCCACCCTGGGGCTCGGGTCGCCG GTGAAGGCAAAGAGAGGCTGGACCCTGAACAGTGCTGGCTACCTTCTCGGACCAC ATGCCATTGACAACCACAGATCATTTCACGACAAGCATGGCTTCACTGGCAAGCGGGAACTCGAGCCTGAAGATGAAGCCAGGCCAG GAAGCCTTGACAGGCGGCTGCTGGAGAACAATGTCGTGCGCACGATAATCGAGTTTCTGACTTTCTTGCAGCTCAAAG ACGCCGGGGCCCTGGAGCGCCGGCCCGGTCTCCCCGCAGCAGTGTCCTCAGAAGGCGTGGAGCAGCCCTAG